From a single Oxalobacter vibrioformis genomic region:
- the rpsN gene encoding 30S ribosomal protein S14 yields the protein MAKLALINREKKRADLVKKYAAKRAELKAIIDDQGKTDEERYNARLKLQSLPRNANPTRQRNRCALTGRPRGTYRKFGLGRTKLREFAMNGEIPGVTKASW from the coding sequence ATGGCAAAACTGGCACTTATTAATCGTGAAAAAAAGCGCGCGGATCTGGTAAAGAAATATGCCGCCAAGCGTGCTGAGTTAAAAGCGATCATCGACGACCAAGGCAAAACAGACGAAGAGCGTTACAACGCACGTTTGAAGCTGCAGTCATTGCCGCGTAATGCGAATCCGACCCGTCAGCGCAATCGTTGCGCACTTACTGGTCGGCCGCGTGGCACCTACAGAAAATTTGGCCTGGGTCGTACCAAGCTCAGGGAGTTTGCCATGAATGGTGAAATTCCTGGCGTCACCAAAGCCAGCTGGTAG
- the rplE gene encoding 50S ribosomal protein L5, whose amino-acid sequence MARLRDFYREKVVSDLMTQFSYKSAMEVPRITKITLNMGLSEAVADKKIIDHAVEDLGKIAGQKPVVTKAKKSIAGFKIRDGYPLGCMVTLRGERMYEFLDRLVTIALPRVRDFRGISARSFDGRGNYNLGIREQIIFPEIEYDKIDALRGLNISITTTAKTDDESRALLTAFKFPFRN is encoded by the coding sequence ATGGCGCGTTTAAGAGATTTTTATCGGGAAAAGGTGGTGTCTGATCTGATGACGCAATTTTCCTACAAGTCCGCAATGGAAGTGCCGCGTATCACCAAGATAACCCTGAACATGGGCTTGTCGGAGGCGGTTGCAGACAAAAAAATTATTGATCATGCGGTGGAAGACCTTGGCAAGATCGCTGGCCAGAAGCCGGTTGTCACCAAGGCAAAAAAATCTATTGCCGGATTCAAGATCCGTGATGGTTATCCGCTTGGCTGCATGGTCACTTTGCGTGGTGAGAGGATGTACGAATTTCTGGATCGCCTGGTAACGATTGCGTTGCCGCGAGTAAGGGATTTTCGTGGCATTTCCGCCAGATCTTTCGACGGCAGAGGTAACTACAATCTTGGCATCAGGGAGCAGATCATTTTCCCTGAAATCGAATATGACAAGATTGACGCTTTGCGTGGTCTGAATATCAGTATTACGACGACCGCCAAGACTGATGATGAGTCAAGAGCACTCCTCACCGCATTTAAATTTCCGTTCAGAAACTGA
- the rplB gene encoding 50S ribosomal protein L2, giving the protein MALVKVKPTSPGRRGMVKVVTPDLYKGRPFAGLIEKKSKSAGRNNNGRITTRHMGGGHKQHYRVVDFVRNKDSIPAKVERIEYDPNRTANIALVCYADGERRYIIAPRGLSVGDQLMNGSEAPIRAGNCLPLRNIPVGTTVHCVEMLPGKGAQMARSAGAGVVLMAREGAYAQVRLRSGEVRRVHVECRATIGEVGNAEHSLRKIGKAGAMRWRGVRPTVRGVVMNPVDHPHGGGEGRTSGGRHPVSPWGQKTKGMKTRSNKRTTSMIVSRRGRGKRK; this is encoded by the coding sequence ATGGCTCTCGTTAAAGTCAAGCCAACGTCTCCCGGTCGCCGGGGGATGGTGAAAGTGGTCACTCCGGATCTGTACAAGGGGCGCCCTTTTGCCGGACTGATTGAAAAGAAATCAAAAAGCGCTGGTCGCAACAATAATGGCCGTATTACGACTCGCCACATGGGTGGTGGTCACAAACAGCATTATCGTGTTGTTGATTTTGTGCGCAACAAGGACAGTATTCCGGCCAAGGTTGAGCGGATTGAATATGATCCGAACCGTACAGCCAATATTGCACTGGTTTGTTACGCAGATGGTGAGCGCCGTTACATCATTGCGCCAAGAGGCCTTTCTGTTGGCGATCAGCTGATGAATGGCTCTGAAGCGCCGATCCGGGCTGGCAACTGTCTGCCGCTCAGAAATATTCCGGTTGGCACCACGGTTCACTGCGTCGAAATGCTGCCAGGCAAGGGGGCGCAAATGGCGAGAAGTGCCGGTGCCGGTGTGGTATTGATGGCGCGTGAAGGTGCCTACGCGCAGGTTCGCCTTCGTTCCGGTGAGGTTCGCCGCGTTCATGTCGAATGCCGCGCCACGATCGGTGAAGTCGGTAATGCAGAACACAGCTTGCGCAAGATCGGTAAGGCAGGCGCCATGCGTTGGCGGGGTGTTCGCCCGACGGTGCGCGGTGTTGTCATGAATCCGGTCGACCACCCGCATGGTGGTGGTGAGGGCAGAACGTCGGGTGGTCGTCATCCGGTGTCGCCGTGGGGTCAGAAAACCAAGGGCATGAAGACGCGCAGCAACAAGCGTACGACTTCAATGATCGTTTCACGCCGTGGTCGTGGTAAGAGAAAATAG
- the rpsH gene encoding 30S ribosomal protein S8, protein MSMSDPIADMLTRIRNAQQVNKNSVSMPSSKVKIAIANVLKEEGYIESFGVKEAGGKAELNIALKYYVGRPVIERLERVSRPGLRIYKGRDELPNVMNGLGVAIVSTSKGVMTDRKARATGVGGEVICYVA, encoded by the coding sequence ATGAGTATGAGCGATCCTATCGCAGATATGCTGACCCGCATCCGCAATGCGCAGCAGGTCAACAAGAATTCGGTCTCGATGCCTTCTTCAAAAGTCAAGATTGCAATTGCAAATGTCTTGAAAGAAGAGGGGTATATCGAGTCTTTCGGTGTCAAGGAAGCCGGCGGCAAGGCCGAGCTGAATATTGCACTGAAATATTATGTGGGACGTCCTGTCATCGAAAGGCTGGAGCGTGTATCGCGCCCAGGACTTCGTATTTACAAAGGACGTGATGAGTTGCCGAACGTCATGAATGGCCTGGGCGTTGCAATCGTTTCCACCTCCAAGGGTGTGATGACGGATCGCAAGGCGCGTGCTACTGGCGTGGGTGGTGAAGTCATCTGTTACGTAGCCTGA
- the rplW gene encoding 50S ribosomal protein L23, with the protein MNTAKKVSEERMLKVLLAPVISEKATFVADKYEQVVFRVMRDATKPEVKAAVESLFKVEVESVKMLNRIGKQKRSGKTVGRKNHVKHAYICLKPGQEINFTEEA; encoded by the coding sequence ATGAATACAGCGAAAAAAGTGAGTGAAGAGCGCATGCTGAAAGTGCTGCTGGCTCCTGTGATCTCCGAGAAGGCCACCTTTGTTGCTGATAAATATGAGCAAGTGGTTTTCCGTGTCATGAGAGATGCAACCAAGCCAGAGGTAAAAGCTGCAGTAGAAAGCCTGTTCAAGGTAGAGGTGGAGTCTGTGAAGATGCTCAATCGCATCGGTAAGCAGAAGCGCTCCGGAAAAACGGTCGGTAGAAAAAATCATGTCAAGCATGCGTATATTTGCTTGAAGCCCGGCCAGGAAATCAATTTTACCGAGGAGGCTTAA
- the rplV gene encoding 50S ribosomal protein L22, protein MMETKAALRGVRLSAQKGRLVADMIRGKKVDQALDILTFTPKKGAAIIKKVLESAIANAEHNDGADIDELKVASIYVEKGQFLKRYSPRAKGRGDRITKQTCHIYVTVGN, encoded by the coding sequence ATTATGGAAACTAAAGCTGCTCTCCGTGGTGTGCGTCTGTCAGCGCAGAAAGGTCGCCTTGTGGCCGATATGATCCGCGGCAAGAAGGTGGATCAGGCGCTTGATATTCTGACTTTTACCCCGAAAAAAGGTGCAGCGATCATCAAGAAGGTGCTGGAGTCCGCTATTGCGAATGCCGAGCACAATGATGGTGCGGATATTGATGAATTGAAAGTCGCTTCGATTTATGTCGAAAAGGGCCAGTTCCTCAAACGCTACAGCCCGCGCGCAAAAGGCCGTGGTGATCGTATAACCAAACAAACCTGTCACATTTATGTGACTGTCGGTAACTAA
- the rplP gene encoding 50S ribosomal protein L16 gives MLQPRRRKYRKEQKGRNTGISHERGTNVSFGEFGLKATGRGRITARQIEAARRAMTRHIRRGGRIWIRIFPDKPISEKPAEVRMGSGKGNPEYWVAEIRPGKMLYEMDGVSEELAREAFRLAAAKLPLSTTFVTRRIGGQ, from the coding sequence ATGCTGCAGCCAAGACGCAGAAAATATAGAAAAGAACAGAAAGGACGCAATACCGGTATTTCGCATGAGCGCGGTACCAACGTCTCTTTTGGTGAATTTGGTCTGAAGGCAACCGGCCGCGGAAGAATCACGGCCCGTCAGATTGAGGCGGCACGTCGTGCCATGACCCGTCACATTCGTCGTGGTGGCCGCATCTGGATCCGTATTTTTCCGGACAAGCCGATTTCCGAGAAGCCGGCAGAGGTTCGTATGGGTAGTGGTAAGGGTAACCCGGAATACTGGGTTGCTGAAATTCGCCCTGGAAAGATGCTTTATGAGATGGATGGTGTCAGTGAAGAGCTGGCGCGTGAGGCTTTCCGCCTTGCTGCAGCCAAGCTGCCATTGTCAACCACGTTTGTGACTCGCCGGATTGGCGGCCAGTAA
- the rpmD gene encoding 50S ribosomal protein L30 — MSSNQIKVKLVKSLIGTNEAHRATVRGLGLRRLNSVSMLEDTPAVRGMINKVSYLVKVVS, encoded by the coding sequence ATGTCGTCTAATCAAATCAAGGTGAAGCTGGTAAAAAGCCTGATCGGGACCAATGAGGCACACCGTGCTACCGTGCGTGGCCTTGGACTCCGTCGCCTGAATTCTGTTTCCATGCTGGAAGATACGCCAGCTGTTCGTGGAATGATTAACAAAGTGTCGTATCTCGTTAAAGTGGTTTCCTGA
- the rplD gene encoding 50S ribosomal protein L4, whose amino-acid sequence MELKLLNSSDQSAAKVEAPDTIFGREYNEALIHQVVVAFQANARGGNSKQKTRREVAHSTKKPWRQKGTGRARAGMTSSPLWRGGGRAFPNTGEENFSHKVNKKMYRAGLCSILSQLAREGRLTVIDELSIEAPKTKMLADKLKAFGFGSVLVLTDNFDENLYLASRNLPNVLVLEPHQADPVSLVYFKDVLVTRAALGKIEEMLS is encoded by the coding sequence ATGGAACTCAAGCTCCTGAACAGCAGTGACCAGTCTGCCGCTAAAGTTGAAGCGCCGGATACCATTTTTGGCCGTGAATACAATGAAGCATTGATTCATCAGGTCGTTGTCGCTTTCCAGGCAAATGCCCGTGGCGGTAACAGCAAGCAGAAGACCCGCCGGGAAGTGGCGCATTCCACCAAGAAGCCATGGCGTCAGAAGGGTACGGGCCGTGCGCGTGCCGGTATGACGTCTTCGCCGCTGTGGCGTGGGGGTGGTCGTGCTTTCCCGAACACCGGCGAAGAAAATTTCTCTCACAAGGTCAACAAGAAAATGTATCGTGCAGGTCTTTGTTCGATACTGTCGCAGCTTGCCCGGGAGGGCCGCCTGACTGTGATTGACGAGTTGTCAATTGAGGCGCCCAAAACCAAGATGCTGGCAGACAAGCTCAAGGCGTTCGGTTTCGGTTCAGTGCTCGTTCTGACTGACAATTTCGATGAAAATCTGTACCTGGCATCCCGCAATCTGCCAAACGTGCTGGTTCTTGAGCCGCATCAGGCTGACCCGGTTTCACTCGTCTATTTCAAGGACGTGTTGGTTACCCGTGCTGCGCTGGGCAAAATTGAGGAGATGCTGTCATGA
- the rpsQ gene encoding 30S ribosomal protein S17 produces the protein MNDQAKVQRALTGRVVSDKMDKTVSVMIERHVKHPLYGKIIRRSKKYLAHDEANQAKIGDTVEIRESRPISKSKSWVVTRVLQVAQVV, from the coding sequence ATGAATGATCAGGCAAAAGTTCAGCGTGCGCTGACTGGCAGGGTTGTCTCAGACAAGATGGATAAAACCGTTTCTGTCATGATCGAGCGCCATGTCAAGCATCCCCTGTACGGCAAAATCATCAGACGCTCGAAAAAATATCTGGCACATGATGAAGCCAATCAGGCAAAAATCGGTGACACGGTAGAAATTCGGGAAAGTCGTCCGATTTCCAAAAGCAAGTCATGGGTCGTTACCCGTGTACTGCAGGTTGCGCAGGTTGTATAA
- the tuf gene encoding elongation factor Tu, whose amino-acid sequence MAKSKFERTKPHVNVGTIGHVDHGKTTLTAALATILSKKFGGEAKDYDQIDAAPEEKARGITINTSHVEYETASRHYAHVDCPGHADYIKNMITGAAQMDGAILVCSAADGPMPQTREHILLARQVGVPYIIVYLNKCDMVDDSELLELVEMEVRELLSRYEFPGDDTPIIKGSAKLALEGDTGELGEQSIMSLADALDSYIPEPERAIDGAFLMPVEDVFSISGRGTVVTGRVERGIIKVGEEIEIVGIKETVKTTCTGVEMFRKLLDQGQAGDNVGVLLRGTKREEVERGQVLARPGSIKPHSHFEGEIYVLSKDEGGRHTPFFNNYRPQFYFRTTDVTGSVELPKDKEMVMPGDNVSITVKLISPIAMEEGLRFAIREGGRTVGAGVVSKIIA is encoded by the coding sequence ATGGCAAAGAGCAAATTTGAGCGGACCAAGCCGCACGTAAACGTAGGGACAATTGGGCACGTAGACCATGGTAAGACGACCCTGACAGCGGCGCTTGCGACCATCCTTTCCAAGAAATTTGGAGGCGAGGCAAAAGACTACGACCAGATTGATGCAGCCCCGGAAGAAAAAGCCCGCGGCATCACCATCAACACCTCGCACGTAGAATACGAAACCGCCAGCAGGCACTACGCCCACGTAGACTGCCCGGGCCATGCCGACTACATCAAAAACATGATCACCGGCGCAGCCCAGATGGACGGCGCCATCCTCGTATGCTCAGCAGCCGACGGCCCCATGCCCCAGACCCGTGAGCACATCCTGCTTGCACGTCAGGTTGGCGTACCCTACATCATCGTCTACCTCAACAAATGCGACATGGTGGACGACAGCGAGCTTTTGGAACTCGTCGAAATGGAAGTCCGTGAACTCCTGTCCCGCTACGAATTCCCGGGTGACGACACCCCCATCATCAAAGGCTCCGCCAAACTGGCCCTCGAAGGCGATACCGGCGAACTCGGCGAACAATCCATCATGTCCCTGGCCGATGCCTTAGACAGCTACATCCCTGAGCCGGAGCGTGCCATTGATGGCGCCTTCCTCATGCCGGTAGAAGACGTCTTCTCCATCTCCGGTCGCGGCACCGTCGTAACCGGTCGTGTTGAGCGCGGCATCATCAAAGTAGGCGAAGAAATCGAAATCGTAGGCATCAAAGAAACCGTCAAAACCACCTGCACCGGCGTAGAGATGTTCAGAAAACTCCTCGACCAGGGTCAGGCAGGCGACAACGTAGGCGTACTGCTGCGTGGCACCAAGCGCGAAGAAGTCGAGCGTGGCCAGGTACTGGCCCGTCCCGGCTCCATCAAGCCGCACAGCCACTTCGAAGGCGAAATCTACGTACTGTCCAAAGACGAAGGCGGCCGTCACACCCCTTTCTTCAACAACTACCGTCCGCAGTTCTACTTCCGTACCACAGACGTGACCGGATCAGTCGAGCTGCCCAAAGACAAGGAAATGGTCATGCCGGGAGACAACGTCTCCATTACCGTCAAGCTCATTTCCCCGATCGCGATGGAAGAAGGCTTGCGCTTCGCCATCCGTGAAGGTGGCAGAACGGTAGGTGCCGGCGTCGTATCCAAAATTATTGCATAA
- the rpmC gene encoding 50S ribosomal protein L29 has protein sequence MKASELRNKDQAALQQELNELLKAQFGLRMQKGTQQLTNTSQIRKVRRDIARVKTVMNAKGNK, from the coding sequence ATGAAAGCTTCCGAGCTTCGCAATAAAGATCAGGCCGCACTGCAGCAGGAATTGAATGAGCTGTTGAAGGCCCAGTTCGGTCTGCGCATGCAGAAAGGCACCCAGCAATTGACGAATACTTCCCAGATAAGGAAGGTCAGGCGTGATATTGCTCGTGTGAAGACGGTTATGAATGCAAAGGGTAATAAATAA
- the rpsS gene encoding 30S ribosomal protein S19, giving the protein MTRSLKKGPFCDAHLVKKVEAAQETKDKRPIRTWSRRSTIMPDFIGLTIAVHNGKQHVPVYISENMVGHKLGEFALTRAFKGHAADKKARR; this is encoded by the coding sequence ATGACACGTTCATTGAAAAAGGGTCCTTTCTGCGACGCTCACCTGGTCAAAAAGGTGGAAGCTGCCCAGGAAACCAAGGACAAAAGACCGATCAGGACATGGTCACGCCGGTCCACGATTATGCCGGATTTCATTGGTCTGACCATTGCCGTACACAATGGCAAGCAGCATGTGCCTGTGTATATTTCTGAAAACATGGTTGGACACAAGCTCGGCGAATTTGCGCTGACCCGTGCATTCAAGGGTCACGCTGCCGACAAGAAGGCGAGAAGGTAG
- the rpsJ gene encoding 30S ribosomal protein S10, which translates to MQNQKIRIRLKAFDYKLIDQSAQEIIDTAKRTGAVVKGPVPLPTRIQRFDVLRSPHVNKTSRDQFEIRTHQRLMDIIDPTDKTVDALMKLDLPAGVDVEIKLQ; encoded by the coding sequence ATGCAAAACCAGAAAATTCGCATTCGCTTAAAAGCGTTTGACTATAAACTGATTGACCAGTCCGCACAGGAAATTATCGATACGGCCAAAAGAACCGGCGCTGTCGTCAAAGGACCTGTTCCGCTGCCAACCCGCATTCAGCGTTTCGATGTGTTGCGTTCACCACACGTGAACAAAACATCCCGCGACCAGTTTGAAATCAGAACGCACCAGCGTCTGATGGATATTATTGATCCGACTGACAAAACCGTTGATGCGCTCATGAAGCTCGATCTGCCAGCGGGTGTGGATGTCGAAATCAAGCTGCAGTAA
- the rplC gene encoding 50S ribosomal protein L3, with protein MENKMSLGLIGRKVGMMRIFTDEGETIPVTVVDVSDNRITQIKTTETDGYDAVQVAFGKRRPSRVNKASAGHCAKAGVEAGSVLREFRIDASVMADMKPGDVITTAIFEVGQKIDVQGVSIGKGYAGVIKRYNFASGRATHGNSVSHNVPGSIGQNQDPGRVFKGKKMTGHMGDVTRTVQNLEIARIDAERQLLMVRGAVPGAKNGQVVVKPAIKAAGKKGA; from the coding sequence ATGGAGAATAAAATGAGCCTGGGCCTTATTGGGCGTAAGGTTGGTATGATGCGTATCTTTACGGATGAAGGGGAAACCATCCCGGTTACCGTAGTTGACGTATCAGACAACCGTATTACGCAAATCAAGACGACCGAGACAGACGGCTATGATGCCGTACAGGTCGCGTTTGGAAAACGCCGCCCCTCCCGTGTGAACAAGGCTTCTGCCGGTCACTGTGCTAAAGCGGGTGTGGAAGCCGGTAGTGTCTTAAGAGAATTCCGTATTGATGCATCTGTGATGGCTGACATGAAGCCGGGCGATGTCATTACGACAGCTATTTTCGAGGTGGGGCAAAAAATTGATGTGCAGGGTGTCTCGATTGGTAAGGGATATGCCGGCGTCATCAAGCGCTACAACTTCGCATCCGGTCGTGCCACGCACGGTAACTCTGTTTCGCATAATGTTCCTGGTTCGATTGGTCAGAACCAGGATCCGGGTCGCGTTTTCAAGGGTAAGAAAATGACGGGTCATATGGGTGATGTGACCCGTACTGTGCAAAATCTTGAAATTGCCCGTATTGATGCAGAGCGCCAGCTTCTGATGGTCAGGGGTGCGGTTCCTGGCGCAAAAAACGGTCAGGTTGTTGTCAAGCCGGCTATTAAAGCCGCAGGCAAGAAAGGAGCATAA
- the rplN gene encoding 50S ribosomal protein L14 codes for MIQSESRLKVADNTGAREVLCIKVLGGSKRRYAGIGDIIKVTVKSAQPRGRVKKGEIYNAVVVRTAKGVRRPDGSLIKFDGSAAVLLNARLEPIGTRIFGPVTRELRTERFMKIVSLAPEVL; via the coding sequence ATGATTCAAAGTGAAAGCCGTTTGAAAGTGGCCGACAACACTGGTGCAAGGGAAGTGCTTTGCATCAAGGTGTTGGGTGGTTCCAAGCGCCGCTATGCTGGCATCGGTGACATTATCAAGGTCACTGTAAAGAGTGCTCAGCCGCGGGGAAGAGTTAAAAAGGGTGAAATCTATAATGCTGTGGTTGTTCGCACAGCCAAGGGTGTGCGCCGTCCGGACGGGTCGTTGATCAAGTTTGACGGTAGTGCTGCTGTGCTGCTGAACGCCAGGCTGGAGCCGATTGGTACCCGCATTTTCGGGCCTGTGACCCGTGAGCTGCGTACCGAGCGCTTTATGAAGATTGTCTCTCTTGCGCCGGAAGTGCTGTAA
- the rplX gene encoding 50S ribosomal protein L24, whose translation MKKIRKDDEVIVLTGKDKGKRGLVERCIDDYVIVKNVNVVKKTIRPNPMTGATGGIEDKQMPIHVSNVALYDVVSNKAERVGIQVVDGKKVRVYKSSGRVVGAK comes from the coding sequence ATGAAAAAAATCAGAAAAGATGACGAAGTGATCGTCCTGACCGGCAAGGATAAGGGTAAGCGCGGTCTCGTCGAGCGCTGCATTGATGACTATGTGATCGTCAAGAACGTCAATGTGGTCAAGAAAACCATTCGTCCCAATCCGATGACGGGTGCAACGGGTGGTATTGAAGATAAGCAGATGCCGATTCACGTTTCCAATGTCGCGTTGTACGACGTGGTTTCAAATAAGGCGGAGCGAGTGGGTATCCAGGTCGTGGACGGTAAAAAAGTTCGCGTCTACAAATCCAGTGGCAGAGTGGTTGGGGCGAAATAA
- the rpsE gene encoding 30S ribosomal protein S5: MAKMQQKMQNERPDDGLREKMISINRVTKVVKGGRIMGFSALTVVGDGDGRIGMGKGKSKEVPIAVQKAMEEARRNMIKVTLKDGTLQHTITGKHGASKVMLNPAKQGTGVIAGGAMRAMFEVLGVTNVVAKSFGSSNPYNMVRATMNALASMNTPSEIAGKRGKSVEEIVG, from the coding sequence ATGGCAAAAATGCAACAGAAAATGCAGAACGAAAGGCCTGATGACGGCTTGCGCGAAAAAATGATTTCCATTAACCGCGTAACCAAAGTGGTCAAGGGCGGTCGCATCATGGGTTTTTCTGCGCTGACCGTTGTCGGTGATGGCGATGGCCGTATCGGCATGGGCAAGGGTAAATCGAAAGAGGTTCCGATTGCTGTCCAAAAGGCAATGGAAGAAGCCCGTCGCAATATGATCAAGGTGACGTTGAAAGATGGTACGCTGCAGCACACGATCACCGGAAAACACGGCGCATCCAAAGTGATGTTGAATCCTGCCAAACAGGGTACCGGTGTGATTGCAGGTGGTGCGATGCGTGCAATGTTTGAGGTACTGGGCGTGACCAACGTGGTCGCCAAATCATTTGGTTCCAGTAATCCTTACAACATGGTGCGTGCAACCATGAATGCGCTGGCTTCCATGAATACGCCGTCAGAAATTGCCGGCAAGCGTGGCAAGTCCGTTGAAGAAATCGTTGGATAA
- the rplF gene encoding 50S ribosomal protein L6 yields MSRVGKMPIAIPDGTTVTISGGQITVKGSLGALSRDLSDHVRVKEENKNLLVEPANESREAQAMWGTTRALVSNMVEGVSKGFERRLTLVGVGFRAQAQGDMLNMSLGFSHPVAHKMPTGVKCETPSQTEIVLKGIDKQVVGQVAAEVRAYRSPEPYKGKGVRYANEVVKLKETKKK; encoded by the coding sequence ATGTCAAGAGTTGGAAAAATGCCGATTGCTATTCCCGATGGCACGACTGTCACCATTTCCGGTGGTCAGATTACCGTCAAGGGTTCACTGGGCGCACTGTCTCGTGATCTTTCTGATCATGTGCGTGTTAAGGAAGAAAACAAAAATCTGCTGGTTGAGCCGGCCAATGAAAGCCGTGAAGCCCAGGCGATGTGGGGAACCACACGCGCACTGGTCAGCAACATGGTTGAGGGTGTCAGTAAGGGGTTTGAGCGCCGCCTGACGCTGGTTGGTGTGGGTTTTCGTGCGCAGGCGCAGGGAGACATGCTCAATATGTCCCTGGGTTTTTCGCATCCGGTTGCGCACAAAATGCCGACAGGGGTGAAATGCGAAACCCCGTCACAAACTGAAATCGTTCTGAAGGGAATTGACAAGCAGGTTGTGGGACAGGTCGCTGCCGAAGTTCGTGCATATCGCAGCCCTGAGCCTTATAAGGGCAAGGGTGTTCGCTATGCTAACGAAGTGGTCAAGCTTAAAGAAACCAAGAAGAAGTAA
- the rplR gene encoding 50S ribosomal protein L18 — MNKKQSRLRRGRQTRAKIAVLGANRLSVHRTNMHIYANVIAPDSRILASASTAENEVRQQLGGKSGAGGNVEAATLVGKRVAEKALKAGITEVAFDRSGFRYHGRVKALAEAAREAGLKF, encoded by the coding sequence ATGAACAAGAAACAATCACGTTTGCGTCGCGGACGTCAGACTCGGGCCAAAATTGCCGTATTAGGCGCGAATCGCCTGTCGGTGCATCGTACCAATATGCATATTTATGCCAATGTTATTGCGCCGGATTCCCGTATCCTGGCATCTGCTTCCACGGCAGAAAACGAGGTGCGTCAGCAACTGGGCGGAAAGTCCGGTGCCGGTGGCAATGTGGAAGCAGCGACGCTGGTTGGCAAGAGGGTTGCGGAAAAAGCGTTGAAGGCCGGTATTACCGAAGTCGCTTTTGATCGCTCCGGTTTTCGTTATCACGGTCGTGTGAAAGCGCTGGCAGAAGCTGCGCGTGAAGCCGGCCTGAAGTTCTAA
- the rpsC gene encoding 30S ribosomal protein S3 produces MGQKIHPTGFRLAVARNWSSRWYANNSNFAGMLNEDLQARSYLKKKLKNASVGHVVIERPAKNARFTIYSSRPGVVIGKKGEDIEILKNELTKIMGVPVHVNIEEIRKPETHAQLIADSITQQLEKRIMFRRAMRRAMQNAMRLGALGIKIMSSGRLNGIEIARTEWYREGRVPLHTLRADIDYGFSEALTTYGIIGVKVWVYKGDRLEGDEAPKVEASVEEDKKRRGTRRDDGAKPAGKQRVRKVEGASAPGGVKRVRARRADAAPESTPVETAGE; encoded by the coding sequence ATGGGACAAAAGATTCATCCAACCGGGTTTCGTCTTGCGGTAGCTCGCAACTGGTCATCACGCTGGTATGCCAATAACAGCAATTTTGCTGGCATGCTTAATGAAGACCTGCAGGCCCGCTCGTATCTGAAGAAAAAACTGAAAAATGCATCGGTAGGACACGTTGTGATTGAGCGTCCGGCCAAAAATGCCCGTTTCACGATTTACAGCTCACGTCCTGGCGTTGTGATTGGCAAAAAAGGCGAGGACATCGAGATTCTGAAAAATGAATTGACGAAGATCATGGGCGTGCCGGTGCATGTCAATATTGAGGAAATCCGCAAGCCGGAAACGCATGCGCAGTTGATTGCTGATTCCATCACGCAGCAACTGGAAAAGCGGATCATGTTTCGCCGCGCGATGCGCCGTGCAATGCAAAACGCCATGCGTTTAGGTGCGCTCGGTATCAAGATCATGTCTTCAGGCAGATTGAATGGTATCGAAATTGCGCGTACCGAATGGTATCGTGAAGGCCGTGTGCCATTGCATACCCTGCGTGCGGATATCGATTATGGTTTCAGCGAAGCCCTGACCACTTACGGCATTATTGGTGTGAAGGTCTGGGTATACAAAGGTGACCGTCTGGAAGGTGACGAAGCGCCTAAGGTGGAAGCCAGTGTTGAAGAAGACAAGAAACGCCGTGGAACGCGCCGTGATGATGGCGCCAAGCCGGCTGGCAAACAACGGGTAAGGAAAGTGGAAGGTGCATCTGCGCCGGGTGGCGTCAAACGTGTCCGCGCCAGGAGGGCTGACGCAGCGCCCGAATCCACACCAGTTGAAACGGCAGGAGAATAA